In the Gossypium raimondii isolate GPD5lz chromosome 9, ASM2569854v1, whole genome shotgun sequence genome, one interval contains:
- the LOC105798175 gene encoding uncharacterized RING finger protein P32A8.03c: MAEAPTQTQQPRPVVYVVFQIGGVGAVGDNKPGPAPASKASIEAMPRIKVEESGKDCCICLEEFEVEEEAREMPCKHVFHSGCIEKWLLIHGLCPVCRFMMPPETAEIEGGEGDGGRRRMEGGEINGLEFLQSVFAFASLASMMGMMGSGRASRQPNSGRVDDDTPSHQNTDCN, encoded by the coding sequence ATGGCGGAAGCTCCTACCCAGACCCAACAACCTCGTCCTGTAGTTTACGTAGTTTTCCAGATCGGCGGCGTTGGGGCCGTCGGCGATAATAAGCCTGGGCCGGCGCCGGCTTCTAAAGCTTCCATAGAAGCAATGCCAAGGATAAAAGTGGAAGAGAGTGGCAAGGATTGTTGTATTTGTTTGGAAGAGTTCGAAGTAGAAGAAGAGGCAAGGGAGATGCCATGTAAGCATGTGTTTCATTCGGGTTGTATTGAGAAGTGGTTGTTGATCCATGGGTTATGCCCGGTTTGTCGCTTCATGATGCCGCCTGAGACGGCTGAAATAGAAGGTGGTGAGGGTGATGGTGGCCGGCGAAGAATGGAGGGTGGAGAGATCAATGGTTTGGAATTTTTACAATCGGTTTTTGCATTTGCTAGCTTGGCTAGCATGATGGGTATGATGGGTTCGGGTCGGGCTTCCCGTCAACCTAATTCGGGTCGAGTTGATGATGATACGCCTTCCCATCAAAACACAGATTGCAATTGa